The DNA segment TATTTGCATTCAAGCTAGTCTGGGTTTGAAACAGAAGCACAGCAAGAGTAATGGTTGAAATTGCTGATATGGCAGAAAATACTGCCAAGATGATTTCCATGCTGTTGTTTCCTCGTACACACTGATTACTGATGTAGCATAGATCGAAGCTATTGACAAATTTCATCTATGAATTAAGAGTTGGAAATCTTGGAGGTGACCCCATGACCACTACCTACCCACCCTCAAAAGCCATATCAACGCCTGTATGTGAACTAAATACGGGGTTTTGGAGGTGAGTGATGGATGTTGAACAAGCTGTATTGGAAAAACTGGGAACATTGCCGATCATTATGCTGGAGAATACTGTGTCTGTTCTGACGGAGATAACCATTGACTAAAGGGGAATAAACGGATGGCACTTAGGGTTTATATCGAGGAGGACAAGGCACCTCTCTTTAGGGCATTAAAAGCCTCTGATGGCGAAGCCGGGGTATTTCAAACCCACGGTGATATTTTGACCTTTGCAGCCGTGCTGGGCTTTAAGCGCCAACGGCGTAAAAAACTGGGTAAACGCTCCACCAAAAACCCCGATCCAGTTCTTCAAGATCAATTCCGCGATCCCCACATCATCAATCTTATCGCTGTGTTAGCTACAGGTGATCCTAAGATTCTCGCCACAAACGAAGAGTGCGATAAACAGCGCATTACCATTTTTGAAGAGTATGCCAACGGCGGGCTAGAAATTCTCCAAGATGAATTGAAGGGAGTCGTCAATTACCTAGACAAACTATTGCTGATATTAAGCCAAGAGCGAGATTCACCTAGCAGCTTGGAGGAAGAGGAATTTGACCTGACCAGTTTTCTATGAAGATTGTGCGAGTGGGATTTTGCCAACTTGGCTCTTTGATAGCTCACGTAGGGGAAGGTTATGTCCTATAAAGATTTCACGTTAGAACACATTAGCCAGATTTTTGCTATTTCTATCCGCAGCAACTTTTGCTATTTCTATCCGCAGCAACTTAGATGTGTTCTCTGCCCAGAAGCGACATGTGCAGCTTCGGGAAGATTTTGCCAACTATATTGACTACAACACAGCATTAGCATTAGCGATTAATACTGAAAAAGCTAGATCAGAGCTGATTATTGCACCGATTTTAGTCGAGTTAAGGCGGCTAACGGGCGATCGCATTAGTCTGTTTTCTGGCAGTGAGTTTAACGTGGATGCAACGCAGGGGTTGACTGGATTTTGCGACTTTCTCATCAGCCGATCTAGCCAGCAGCTTTATATTGAAGCTCCTGTCGCCATTATCGTTGAAGCCAAAAATGAAAATATTAAAGGTGGGTTGGCGCAATGTTTAGCGACTATGATTGCTGCTCGAATGTTTAATGAGCAGAAGGGGAATGACATTGAAACCATTTATGGCGCTGTCACGATCGGCAATCAATGGAAATTCATGAAACTAGACGCGGCGATCGCGTTCATCAACAATAAGGACTTCTACATCGACCAGTTATCCGATATTATGGGCATTCTGCTATCGATAGTTGAGGATAACCCCTCCCTAGTCACGGTTAGCTAATATCAAGCGCAGCGGAGATCACCACAAACTATTCTGGGGTTTTGCAGCAGGCTAAGAGAGGGATTGATAGTAAGCGGCAAGGGCTGTTTCGGCACATTGCTTGAGGCTAACCTTGTCAGCAGGGCTAAGGCGTTTCCACAGCATAGGATTGAATTTAAGTTGGGTCAATTCCTTCAGGCGTAGGACAAATTTGCGCCGCTCAAACTTCTCAAAGGGATGGGCCAGCATAATGGCTTCAATTTCCCGATCGCTCAACTCTGCAACCCTCTCCATGCGGCTGCCTGTTTTTTCTACAGCTAACCCAGCTTGTAGACGTTTTAGGTAAAAGTCTCGAAAGAAGCTAACCAACTCAGGGATGGCAACCTTGCCACTATCATCAGCCAGTTCTAGCAAGCCCAATAGCAGTACGGGCTTATAGGAATAGCGCATATCCATCTCTGTAACAAATTCGATGAATTTATCCTTAATGTTATCCTTCGTAACAGCAGTCAGCTTGAACTGCTGACGAATCTCCTCTAGACGATCTTTCCTAAAGTAGTAGTAAGTTTGGCTGCCCACTGGGATAGTATGATCTGGAATTAATCGTCCTGTTTTCACCCAGTTTTTCACGACATTATCACTAACCCCTAATTCAGCCTCCAGTTCACGAGTCTGATACATATCCTTGACTTCATCTTGCCAACGAAAGATGTCGATCGCCTCATACTTATCAACCCAGAGATGCAGCCCTAGAACCGCTGTTGGCTTTTCTCCTCTTGCATAAGTGGCTTCCTCCTCTGTCAGAAGCTCAGAGGGAGCAGCAACCAGACCTCCAGGCCGATAGCGAGGATTTTTGAACAGACGATGAGTGTTAAGCGCCTGGTTATAGCGACTAGTATTATCAATGAAGTCGAAAACAAGCAGATATTCTTTACCTGGAGCTGTACGAGTGCCCCGTCCCAATTGCTGGACATACACTACTTTACTGAGGGTTGGACGCGCCATTAACAAGACTTCTGTTTCAGGTGAGTCCCAGCCTTCATTGAGAATGTCACAGGCACAGAGGACGTGAATTTTGCCCGATCGATAGTCTGCTAAAATTTGGTCTTTTTGCTTATCGGACATCCGCCCAGAAACATGAGCGGCTGCCACATTGTTCTGCTGAAACAACTCTGCCATTCGCTCAGCATGATTCACATCAATGCAAAAGCAAACAGCTCGTTTCCCAGAAGCATGATTAATATAGGTCTCTACAATCAGGCGATCGCGATCAGGCACTTGCAACGCTTTACCGAGGTCGCTACTGCGATAATCAACCCCATTAAATCGAACCTTTGTCAAATCCACATTGGTTTTGACCCGAATACAGCGAATGGGCACTAGCAATCTCCGCTGTATGGCTTCTTCCAGTTCAAGACGATGTGCACAGTTCTGAAAAATTTCTATCAGCGATTGTCCATCGTAACGTTCTGGAGTTGCAGTTAATCCAAGAATAAACTTTGCACGAAAATGACTGATCACCTTGCGATAGGTTTCTGCGGCAGCATGGTGGCTTTCATCAATGATGATGTATCCAAATTCACGTTCATCAAACTGATCCAAGGCATTTGCAATCGCCTGAATCGTAGACAATACAACCTGTGTATCTGGCTTGCCTGTTTTCTTTTGAAAAATTGCTGTAGTTGCATCAGGCCAAAGCTCTAAAAACCGCTCCTGAGTTTGAGTAACTAACGGTTTTCGATGCGCTAAGTAGAGTGTTCTCAGTCCCAAACGGTGAGCATCAGAGATAGCAATGTGCGTCTTCCCAGTTCCCGTTGCATGAGTGAGCAGAGTAATTGTCTTCCCTTGACTGCGTAACTCTTCCAATTGCTTCAAAGCATCCACCTGGTGTTCCTTCAGGGAAATCTCGCCAGCCTCCTGCTTGGGAAGAAAACCATCAAGTGTTCCCTGTGTAATTTCTCGTTCCAGAAATAGTAGAAGCTGTTCCTGAATGCGCTCCCGCTCCGCGTCCAGTTGAACATCAGTCCAGCGATAAACCTTCCAACCCTGATAAACTAAGCTATTCTGTCGTAGTAGCTGGTCACGGTAGGCTTGAGGATTGACCATCGCACCATCAGGAGCGTGCCACACCTCGCCATCAATCTCGAAGGCATACTTACCAAGACGGGAGATGAAGGCAAAGTCAATAAACCGTCCTCTGTCATAAATATCTTTCACAGGATATTGGGGAAGCAGTAGTTGCGCCCTCTCAAACCCCAGCACTTCCTGAAAAATTTCGACAAACAAATCTTCGCTGGAACTGCTTTCCATCGATCGCTCTTGATTGACAGGTGAAGGAGATGCAGGAAGACTCATATTGGCAGTGAATAAAGTCTATTGTTTATCATTCCCTTTCTGAACTAAAGTCATCAGGCAATTCCTTAAGCGTCACCCCCAAAGCGTCACAAAGAGCTTTCATTTGAGGAACAGTCAGACTAGCCGCACCAATTCCCCGTTCCCAATTGCTAATTGTTTTGCTGCTGACACCAATCAGTCGTGATAACCCCTCCTGAGATAAGCCGACTCGCTCTCTTAGCTCTCTCAAAGTTGGTTGCTGCTCTGGACTGGGTGAGATTTGCATTCCTGGACGTTTCCTCTAATCGCTTGACAATCAGAATGATTTTCTAGAAAATTATTCTTGTAAGGCTTTTGAGTGGGACGCAACTGTGCGTTCCAACAGACGCTATTTTTCCAGTAGGCACTATTGCTAGTGTCTCATCCGGTTTTGCCTCTATTCAAGCATTTCAACAGATCTTATGAGTTATCTTAATGTCTGGGCAGTGGTGCGTCTACTGCCCAGTATGCAGCGTGTTGTAATCAGCCGTTTTCGTCGCCGGGGTGATGCAGAGAAGTATGCATTAATTTTGCGGCGATCCTTTCAGAATGCTAATTTCGTGATCGTGTTTGACCCGCCATCCAGTGAGCTAAAATTAGCCGTCCATTCCAAAAAACTGGAAAAATTTGGCACGTCTTCGTCATCAGCCAAAATAGAGCCAAGAGACTGAATCCGTGGTTGGTTGGGTATTTTACGTCGTTTTCGTAGGCTTTCTCCAGTAATTCGTCTGGGATCTTCTAACAACGAAACACCCAGTAAGAGACTTCATCCCCTTCTTTTATCGGTGGTTTTGTGTCTGAAAGATAGGGTTTTGCTATTGCTGCTCAGTTGGGCCACATCTATCCAAGAAACTCAACTGCTGCCGCAACTGGTCTTTTTAATTCCTAAGAGACTGTTTGTAAATGACTATTAAGCAGTTTTTGCATTCCATGTTCGACGATTCTTTGTTAATCTCCGCAGCATTAACCGAATCATGACGACATAAATCATTCCCTCGTGATTTTCAGGCAACCGTTCATAGTCCCGCATGAGGATACGAGCATTTTCTAGCCAACTCCAAATCCGTTCGACAATCCAACGTTTCGTTTCGACTTGAAAGCCTTTCGCGTCCGATGCTCGTTGACTCAACTCGACTTCAACCAATCGCTGCTGCTGACCAAAAAAGTGCTGAATCAATGCCCCCAAATCCCCTCGGTATCCTTGGTCTGCCAGGACTTTGGTAATCCGCCCAAACATCTCTAACACCCAGACCAAAACGGCAGGGGCCGCCTTCACATCCGGGGTGTTGGCAGCAGTGACATAACACCCTAACACGAGTCCCACTACATCCACCACGATATGGCGTTTACGTCCTTTCACTTTCTTGTTGCCATCTACACCCTGTTCCTCTCCGCCTCGTTGTCCAAGTTTGACGGACTGGCTATCGATGATCGTTAAACTCGGTTCTTTCTCTCGTCCTTCACTGACCCGAACTTGTTGCACCAAAACTGAATTGATCTGTTCCCAGATCCCGAGCCGGATCCACAGACGATAGTAGCCATAGACCGTTTGCCAGGCCGGAAATTCCCTGGGTAAGGCACGCCATTTGACCCCGTTATCCGCTCGATAGAAGATGGCATTGAGTACCTCTCGCAAATCCACTTCTCGCGGCTTGCCAACGGGCTTCTCACCGGGTAGCAGGGGGGCAATCACTTGCCATTCCTGGTCTGTAAGGTCTGTGTCATAGTAGGGCTGACTCATAAGCGAACGCTTCGTTGGATCGGTTTTCTTTGATATCCCTCATCCCCTGACTAAAGTGTCACCCGCTTCATATATGTTTACAAACAGTCTCTTAACCAACAGTTCAAACTGCTCTGGGCTGAGGAAGGGCAGAAATGAGCCATCTTTGTAGAAACTGACGTTATCCGCATGGTAGATTAACACAGCCACAAGCAACAGCGGGATGACTCCAGCTTTGACCCCATAGGGGCGATCGCTGAGGAGGTGATACAGATCCGCTAAGGATCGCTGCTTTTCTCGGGCAGAGATACAAAACTGCTCGATCGCCTGCCAAACTGTCCACACACCAGAGTCTTTTGCTGGGGGATAAAATCCCCACCTCCCTTGCTCTTGACGATGGATCTGAGTAGCTGCCAATACAGACACATACATGGCCACCTCTGGGCCGTAGCCGCTTAACCCTAAACGCTCTTGGTCAGCCCGCGCTAGCATGGCTTCAATCAGTTCTCGCCGGGCCTTAGCTCCCTGGGTTGTCAGTTCTCGGAGATTGATTAATTCGTTGTCGAGTATTAACCCTTGGCTGTAGGTGCGATCGCACAGGTCTGATAGGGTCGATTGCAGCATACGGACTGTTGCGATCGACTGCACCTTACCCTCAACCCAGTACTGACATTGCTGCCCTGGGCTAAAGGCTTGGGCAACCGTCTCATCCAATAGGCGATTGGCCTCCCCCCAGCGGTGCCTGACTTCCCGGCGGGCAACTTTATCGTGCTGAAGCTCAGGGACGGTTTGCAGGATGCGTTGCAGGGCATAGAGGGCTTGAGCACGCATCTGCAATATCTCTAGTTGGTTAGTCTGCACCACGACTAAAGGCTTACCATCTTGGGTATAGCTAGGGACTGTCTCTGGTTTAGACCGATCTAGCCAGTAGACTATCAGCCCATCAAAACTATGATGACTACAGGTCAGGTTAGTTAACTCTGTGCGACTATCTAGATAGCGTTGCTCAAAATAACGCAGAGTTCCTGTGGTGGTGTAGTGGCGTTGGGCTACCACAGGCTTGAGGGGATGGGTCGTTACCAACAAGTCTGCCAAGGGAATGGTCTCTCGCTCTAGGGTGTCTGTGATCGCCGCCTCAATATCAACATCCGATCCTTGCCACAGGCGCAGTTCATCTAGGGGCTGCCGATGGGTGATGATCCCCCGGTTACACAAATCTTGAATGATGTGGTGCCAATGCTCAACTTGGGGAGTCTGATCAGGGCGATCGCACAGAGCCAAGGCTACAAGGTGTGGAGTAGCTCGCAGTTGGCCGTTAGTCGTGACTAGGTTCAAGACCCCGATCGTCTTCAGCACCTTCACCACATCGGGATCATAGTCTTCAGCATCTTGGATCAGCCCCCGAATTTCTACCCAGCGTTGGAGATTAACACGGGAAGCTAGCCCTGCTATGGATTCCACAAAGTAGTCATACACCTGGTGGAGTTGTAGGGTAGGGAGCGTATCTCTGGTCAAGGTAGCCGTCCGTAAAAATTCCCACAACCCGTAAGGTTCCGAGCTAGTTAAAAAGGTGAATAGAGAGCGATCGTTCTGACCATAGCGAGTACAGAGTAGGGGTAACACTAGGGCTGACAGCGGGTGTAGAGGATAGGTAGCTGCTAAGAGCGTAGGGGAAAGATCATAACCTGCAAGCATTGGGGTTAACACCGCGGCCCAATGAGCTGCCTGTTCTGCGATAGCCGTTTGCTGCTCTAGGGGGGCTAGGCAATCAATGGCCTGCCCTATGAGCCGCATCATTTGGCTAGGCGATTCGGTCAGCAAGATGTCTTCAAACCGTCCCTGAATCTTGTTCCACTGGCTTTGTTCTAGGGATGTGAGTCGATCGCTGTAGCCTGCAAAGGATTGGTGCAAAATTCCCAAAAAGTACA comes from the Cyanobacteriota bacterium genome and includes:
- a CDS encoding DNA phosphorothioation-associated protein 4, which gives rise to MALRVYIEEDKAPLFRALKASDGEAGVFQTHGDILTFAAVLGFKRQRRKKLGKRSTKNPDPVLQDQFRDPHIINLIAVLATGDPKILATNEECDKQRITIFEEYANGGLEILQDELKGVVNYLDKLLLILSQERDSPSSLEEEEFDLTSFL
- a CDS encoding DEAD/DEAH box helicase family protein, encoding MSLPASPSPVNQERSMESSSSEDLFVEIFQEVLGFERAQLLLPQYPVKDIYDRGRFIDFAFISRLGKYAFEIDGEVWHAPDGAMVNPQAYRDQLLRQNSLVYQGWKVYRWTDVQLDAERERIQEQLLLFLEREITQGTLDGFLPKQEAGEISLKEHQVDALKQLEELRSQGKTITLLTHATGTGKTHIAISDAHRLGLRTLYLAHRKPLVTQTQERFLELWPDATTAIFQKKTGKPDTQVVLSTIQAIANALDQFDEREFGYIIIDESHHAAAETYRKVISHFRAKFILGLTATPERYDGQSLIEIFQNCAHRLELEEAIQRRLLVPIRCIRVKTNVDLTKVRFNGVDYRSSDLGKALQVPDRDRLIVETYINHASGKRAVCFCIDVNHAERMAELFQQNNVAAAHVSGRMSDKQKDQILADYRSGKIHVLCACDILNEGWDSPETEVLLMARPTLSKVVYVQQLGRGTRTAPGKEYLLVFDFIDNTSRYNQALNTHRLFKNPRYRPGGLVAAPSELLTEEEATYARGEKPTAVLGLHLWVDKYEAIDIFRWQDEVKDMYQTRELEAELGVSDNVVKNWVKTGRLIPDHTIPVGSQTYYYFRKDRLEEIRQQFKLTAVTKDNIKDKFIEFVTEMDMRYSYKPVLLLGLLELADDSGKVAIPELVSFFRDFYLKRLQAGLAVEKTGSRMERVAELSDREIEAIMLAHPFEKFERRKFVLRLKELTQLKFNPMLWKRLSPADKVSLKQCAETALAAYYQSLS
- a CDS encoding helix-turn-helix domain-containing protein — its product is MQISPSPEQQPTLRELRERVGLSQEGLSRLIGVSSKTISNWERGIGAASLTVPQMKALCDALGVTLKELPDDFSSERE
- a CDS encoding IS5 family transposase, which translates into the protein MSQPYYDTDLTDQEWQVIAPLLPGEKPVGKPREVDLREVLNAIFYRADNGVKWRALPREFPAWQTVYGYYRLWIRLGIWEQINSVLVQQVRVSEGREKEPSLTIIDSQSVKLGQRGGEEQGVDGNKKVKGRKRHIVVDVVGLVLGCYVTAANTPDVKAAPAVLVWVLEMFGRITKVLADQGYRGDLGALIQHFFGQQQRLVEVELSQRASDAKGFQVETKRWIVERIWSWLENARILMRDYERLPENHEGMIYVVMIRLMLRRLTKNRRTWNAKTA